NNNNNNNNNNNNNNNNNNNNNNNNNNNNNNNNNNNNNNNNNNNNNNNNNNNNNNNNNNNNNNNNNNNNNNNNNNNNNNNNNNNNNNNNNNNNNNNNNNNNNNNNNNNNNNcaagtggtgtgtatgacaacacctgtatcaacattcgcagctggcgcatgtgaaaaaagacaagagaaagtctgcctcgcaaagggagacaacacgagacaacacaaacttggtgggacatttgagttaccaaaccgtgacgtccgtactgAGGTACTTACTgaactatgatttttttccgttacacccctactatttattgttctaaaggtttgtatccaaaaggactttccttaggaaaagtaccgaagagtatcgaaaagtatcgaaattcatattggtattggtaccgaaataaagattttggtatcgtgacaacactactttGTTGTATGATTTAGAACAAGAACAGGTGGAGAAATGGGTGTTTTGGGGAATTTGCTCCTAGCAGATGCAGAGCCAATCAACAGGCTaaatccaaaaaaaagaaaaggacacagggaaacaaaaggctggaacaccagacacacaaggagctaagATGAACTGgcagtcagtacatttacatggacagtttaattccacttttaatcggaatgaaaggccattccggtctttctgcgcatgctcgtttccttgctcttctggcgcgatgacgtatatagcgcgggtagcaacgggctgcatagcaacgggctgagatagagcagtcggactcgttgcactcaccggtttccattcgccacggcacggtcttctatctcccctctcctcctttggttgttgtcgtactgctgcttcaagaatataagcaaaacacgcccgaaaaaggcactaagaacggcgtcgtcaagcatcttgttatccggagcgaagactcaagtgttttcttccggtaaacgtaaacacgtaacatccgccccgccccctttCCAATCaaaaaccttccctgccccaaaccttgcgcagatcTGAATAGAGGCGAATGAACTGCtctcccatgtaaaccctcatttggaatgaatatttcccatgtaacctacctggaaaaactttaattccgaatgatttcattcagatttatttcattccgaatgagaagccatcatgtaaccataGCCACTGATAGAAAACAAGACGCACACTCAGTactctggtgaggggaaggataacgagaTACAGGTGAGGCTTATCAGGGCGgaacagacaatcagacacaggtgaagtcatcaaaagggagggaaaacacacagaggcaggaagtgaagtgatctgcaacgagaggagatgtgagtttcaaagtaaatcaggaaacaacatgaataaatgaagtCAAAAACATAAGTTAAGAAACCTGAGCTGTGACAGCACTTGATAGGACTTCCTCTGCTCCCCATGCAAAAGTGCAGGGGCTTGTTGGTCACTGTTTGCAGAATTGTGTCTTATAATCTTGTCTTTAATTGCCATTGTATAGTTTCAGTTTTCACTTCTATTTTAGTTTAATATACCTCTTACTGTTTTTACTTCTCtctttatctgtttttatttctgtccttGTTCTCGCGGCACACTCCATAATTGTAACAACCacttttgtgtttaatttatttCCCTTGATTCCAGGGCCTAATATTATCAATAATAATGTACATGAcaattatgtcatttttttagATGCATTGTGGAGGAACAGTGATAAATGTGAGCAGCACCCAGGTGGTACTGTAGGTACAGGAGGAGCATGCAATAAATAGTAAGGAGTAGTAATCTTGAGTTGTAGTTTTTGTGTGATCATGGACACACCTCCAACTGTATTTaacactgtgtctgtttgtgatgTTTGATTATGTCTTGAGAAAAGTCAATGTGGCCAAAACATCCACATATTATAAATCACAGCAGGGGTGATAAATGTTTGGATTTTACTGTTTTGAAATTTGATTCCATGCACCTCAAAGGAGACAAATCAGGTGGTGTATGTGCTGCCTTTGACTCATCTTCATCCAGCACTGTACCTAATAGGTATccagcacttaaaaaaaaaacacttcacagtAAGCATTTCTTCCTTCTTCTAAAATTCCAAATTCTAACTCCCTTGTTCTGCTGTACCTACATTTAAGTACCAGTTGGAACTGGTAAGAATTTCATACAGACTGATTAATAAGACAAAATCACACCATGAGGAGATATGgtaaatatcagaaaatataaGGGCcagtcccaatacccccccttagccctaccccttggccctacccctacatttgcgcgttcccacaaggggtaggggtgtcccaattcctttttgcgtgtaggggtagggggcataacgaggggtagtgagtatgaaactagcccttcggagcgagggatttcagatgctgacttgccagcgaggggtagacatTGTCATGGCTACCActgagcaagagacggggaaaaaagttcatacatagctaacgttaccgtcgtcaggttgcttgttagctagcttgcactatctggcatctgtcatctgtcctgttctgcaaaattgttggatttttcacattacgataacacgccagctagtataactatgctgccttgtaatgttagctggttagctagctatctagctagcagaagtcccctgtcgtctgtcgttcatcaaactaagtatgatgaatacagcaaacgcgaccggtaggatgaactcaactggagaatccattgtagatgccggttggaaatgtagatggctcacagcttcctgtttaaaatagttacgtatgcgtcaacgtaaccgacgcggtgacgtagtgagtggtgtcccaattcctagggaaagatttcaacccctacccctcgttgcttcattttaagggccaaggggtagtgggcaagggggggtattgggattgggcctaagtcACTGGCTGTATATATTTTAAAGTATAAACACATGACAATGTTACTTAAATGTTCTAATTCAAAATCACTAAATTGTTGCAtgtggttttcactggacatgAAGAGTATGATCaaatttaatctgaaaagtaactagtTACTAAAGCTTCTTTCTTGATTGTCAATACAttcttaaaaaatatgtttcatttcccaaaactcaaaatacaaactgcacttttttttttttttttacaagcatCAAACTTTAATGCCAAAACACTCtcatgttaaatgttaaaatgttattttacatCTAAGTCAAACTTTGCCCTcagacaacacacagacactctcagaaacaaacactaCATAACAGTTTGTTCAACAATGGAGGGATCAGTCAAAGCACTGCTGCCAAAATGTTTAGAACAGGTTTTCAAAGAAATAATATGGAATTTTGTAAATTCACAGCACTGACTATCTAGATTACCCTTTTGGGAAGAAGAGGGAAGACATTCAAAACTGTACTGTAATATACTGTGAGCCTCTTACAGTGGATAAGAGAATACTAATGTATGCTGCTGACCATAGAAATGTCACTCACTAAACACGTAAGAGAGACCATGCAAAGTAACATACCTACTTTCGAGAAGGGTTAATTCCAAATGCAGCAAATGTTCAGATTACTCAATATCACGTTCTCATCAATTTATCTCAGGTCTGACAGGTCATAATGTCTCATCAACACTGCACATGTTGCTCTcgccagtgtgtaaaaatacCCTTGTGTGCCTTATCCAACCCTGGATAGACTCCACAGACACATCACAGGGGTCCACCACTAGTCAAAATGCTGGTGCTTCATTGGAAGActaccaggggcctcatttataatagagtgcttaggattcatactaaaagttgacgtgcgcccaaaagctgaaaatgacgtgcaccaaaaaatgatctgatttataaaaccgtgcgcacgcacacttgcacgcaatattctctttataaatcacagaacTCCTGGAGTTGTGCGTACCCTGATCCACCTCATATTccgccctctacacgccctagttcaaccataaatggtcatgcaaatcacctcatgaatgcaatctgcatataaataagccggCATGCGAGTGTTCTCTCGTTGTGAGTCACGGTGACAGGTGTgagaaacaaaccaaaaaacggaatttctccgagactgagctagagaccctttaacgggaggtggaggactgaagaaagattttatttggtggccacagcagcgggatcactaataaaagaaagcgaaaaaaagtggcaacacatcaacgctgctgatgctgtcagctgtgtctgtgggactgcacggacagtgacagaacaaaaaaaaaagtggtctgatctaaaggtagaccaaatatttctactcctttaccaacatgtagttaatgtgttgcttttaaatttgaggatgtttgacattgatgtgcgacataaagaatcacatttattaaaggtggaggcaaaaaggagtatgtgccagtgccatcttgcgcaattacgcacgagggtcaccgcagtatttatatgtttatggcaattagtctgatcagacacccggcctgaattacagcatgaaccagtggtatccctgtcccaaaatacaacgtgtaatttgaaatacaattcaaagatgaaagtgtaataggcgaacacgtttcttcatgccggttttgtcatgaacagcacatgtctaagtagggctgatgaaatgagtgtaacggttgtgcttaatggctgtatttcgagacatgataaatgcactggaaatatttagctaaataaataaatatattccatgcagtcgcgccgtcctctccccctcctgcgctcacagagtggacaatgagacgttagaggcagtgcggattaaatacgtatttagaaagaatttcaattcaggatttgagttggattttacaacgtttttatgaaacaattatcactcactccaagcgcaaaataaggctgctggatttaatttcaatgataacgtggatctaaggtggatatagcgtgacattaaatttgtgtgagacatcaataaaaatctgactccacttctccaccttgccgtctgcgtcgccacttcccagtgtctccaaaatgtgcacacgcgtgactcagagtttgcttacaggtgcgcacattctcccgccaagtttatttttataaatcacaacctttgtgtgggaagtggcgtacgccactttcaagccccgttttgtgcgtaagcaagctttataaatgaggcctcTGGTCtttaaacatttgtgtttaAATTCTCTGCCTACCTCCAATAGATGGACCCTCTCAGATGACCTTTTTTTATCTTTGGTCATCCATCACTGTGGTAAAAAGTACACTGATACCCTTTTAACACCAACATGGAACCGGATCTATTCTGGTTCCTGCACCTAAACTTGAACTGCTCAGAGCATTTAGACCAAAACTAAATTGGTTCAGAACCTGATGAAGTGAAGTGAGAAATTGTCAGACGAAAAAAGTGTGTGCAGTGGTCTTATTAATAGTTGGTTCATTCTTGTTTTGGGggcaaaaacaaatatctgtaacaGAGGCAAAAGTTTGCTGGTAATCAATGTAATCCGTGATTTTGCCATTACTGTTAACTTgtgttgtgcattgtgcaactCCCCCCGTTAATGACACATCCTTAATTACAAGGGTTCTGcgcaaaactggtggaaacacaagcTGGTTTGCTAGATAGCGCCAAGGCTCCAACAATCCTCGACTGAACCAGTTTAAGTTGTTGGAAAAGGGTATGTGAATGGAGATTCAGTCTATATACACTACAACATTACATGTATCAAGCAACAACAAGGCAAATGACCAATTTACCTTCTGAAAGTACGAACAATGGATGCAACCATGCTGCGCTGGCTGTCCAGCTTCTCTCGTAGTCCTCCCATATATGAGCACATGCTTGACTAGGTTGGTATGCAGTCAGAGTAGTCTGAGGAAACTTGTCTCTGATGTTATAGTCTTTCTCTTCCTAATATATAcgcaaacaaaaaataaaagaaattacAGTTACGATCAACAACATTACCAATTACACCTTGAACAGGGCATGTAAAAGGAGGATTTTTTGGATTGATTTTGTTTGAAGTGGACACAGAGCAACACAGAGGATCAGAGAGAGGATAGCTGGACCAGGACTGTCTGAAACTGTAACTTCTAGTGTTTCTTCCCCTTCGTATTTGACACTCAACTAAAACATGTAGAGTGGTttacagtaaaagaaaacagaaacataaaaagcAACGGATTTCATATTGTCTATTGTATGCAGGTGGAAATGAAACATAAAGTaatgcagtttttgttttactcCTTTTATAAGATGACTTGTAAAAGTCATTTTTGAGACGATTTGACTTCAGTTTAATTACTCAGTGATTTGCatgatttccttttttgttttcagtcttttaaaGATGGATTTAATATCTCGACCAGAACTGTTCGATTTCCATGGAGTCTGGATGACGCACCTTGTGACAGATAACTGGGAGAACATTCAAAACTTTCGGGCCAGGCCAGATGATATACTCATTGCTTCATACCCCAAAGCAGGTCAGTCCACAAACATTAGCAGGATGCGCTACTGTAGCTCTGGAACAAATGTGTGTATAGAGGTCAGGGGTTTGGATTATCTCAATCTTTTTTGAtttcctctgtctttcttttagGAAACACGTGGTTCTCCTACATCCTTGACCTGCTGTATTTTGGTCAGACATCTCCAGAGCGTCAGACGTCTGTCCCTCTGTATGCAAGGGTGCCTTTCTTGGAGGTCCACATACCTTCTCTGCAGCCAGGTTTAATTAACAATCAGTACTCACCATATTTCACATGATTTCTCACAAACATACAGACACTTGATGGTGGTAATTCTCGGCCTATTGCAGCAGTAAACTAAGTGTTCACATTGCACTACATGTCATTGTGATTCTAAAGGTAGTATGTGAGGTTGTGTgcaatataataatgataattgttgcatttgttttcatcatggtGTCTCAACGTTTGATTTGTAGTTATGTTGTGTTGTATTTACCACACTGAAGGTTCACTGACATGAAAACTGTTATGATTACAGGATCACGGCCCCCACCTATAGTCAAAGGAACAGAGCTGGTAGACAAGCTCCCCACCTCTCCTCGCATCATCAAGACTCATCTgccagtccagtttgtgccaaagtCCTTTTGGGAGCAAAACTGCAAGGTCATAGATGCCTTTAAAGTACAGTATGAATTGGTGACAATTGTACTCGCCAAATCCCTTTATTATAcaaagttaagaaaaaaaacaggtggaCATATTCAACAGAATTTAAAGCCAGGGAGAGAATTTAAATTGCCTGCAGGATGTGTTTTATACATTATGCATTTCATACTGATTAACAAGTTTGATTAAACCAAACTGCACTTATGATCAGGACTTAAATACAGGAATTATCAAAGGACTGACTACAGATCTTTACCAGGTGTATGTACCTCTAACTCATACATTCTTGTcattatgttatttaaaaaaaaacatttaactgaaGCAAAGCAGCTTCAGTAGCCTATCCACTTTATTCCTAGCGCCCATGATCCCTAGCACGAATTATGCGCGCGACTTCTGGCATTGAACCGAGACCGGCAATTTCCAATGGTAACAGTTTTACAGTACTCtattcttctttccaagagcaattggcaaataaaacatggaacacaccacctgttatagctcaaacgggattatgtgatcatacctctgccatctctgacagccatcccaaagcattgtgttttttttccttttcaaccgAGCACGCTAGCAACTAGCTTGCCTTGCTCTGTTAAAATAtgttaactttaacatggcccGAGCTAGCTCAAGGtctgctccttctaaagatgatttctgatgacttattaagagaAACTAACACATTCAGCagacatttaacataattcagtattaaatgtagctccatgtaaagtgagtAAATAAAGCTAATTCTCCACTCGTCTGCATTAGTGACGCAGTTTACATGTTTTTCtaacttctgatttattaaaaactgttctgagagaaacatgatgctgaatttagcagcagacttcagtaatagtaatataaagtattagtaaaagaaataacttttggcattcatttttttttttctatgatataaaggaagtacagtaaattagcaacacattctcagccctaatgactaaatacatattttaaggtatgttgctgagtttattttataacgagcaattttctaatgtaggttaagacagggatatcatgtactgacgTTGAGTGACAGACCTGTCAGTCTAGGTGCAAATTTTGATTGTACTACTACTATGATGTACTTGATTTACTTACTATGATTTCGTGTGCAGTACTAGTGTACTACTATACTTTTTTGCTATGTCTCGTGAAActcttgttgttttatttcttatatcaatggtacctttggcaacaggaacaatccccttttgttctggttacatgttcaacacacagttgctgaagacaaaaatttagcttagactggttgttagtcgttacagacatggacagtgcaacaggtaccagagctctgcaaagttaacattagttaaatatttgttaaaaaatgaattagcatttgctaaactgaaggcaaattactttaaaagaaCCAGAGTTGACGTTTAGCCACCagggactaaccacagacagtctatgggactcactagcttactgctacttccgctatgctcaggaataaggtggatatgaTTCTTATTTCCAATCCTGTCTCCAAGAAATTACGTTAGTATATTGCTAAACAGCTCTCATAATGTATTTGCTGCCTGGATCATGTCCAGAGACATACAGGTaacaaaacactacattcatGTGCCACATAGGTTTTGGAACGAGGTGCCTGTGGAGGATGGTGAGCATACGAAGTGCAGGACCTTGACATCAGAGCCTTAGGTTTGTGTCCTGtctaaggtttaggcaacaagagcaCTTTTGTTAtggttagggaaagattgtgatGTTAATAAAGAaggtaattaaaaaataatgctgtagTCACTATCAGTGGATACTGTATTACTAGAGTGCCTATTTTGgtgaaaaaacaactgaaatacatTGTCAGTGTACATTTTGTTGACACGTCAAGTATCAGCATTTTTGCAACTTAAttaacatttcctcattttgtTGATAGAAAACGTAACTTGCTCAGGATAAAGTGCTGCAGGTATGATGCTTATTTGTAGGCTAACAAAGAAGTTACTGTCACCCTGGTTCCTTTGACAGAAAGCAAATGGGATTTTTCCAATGGAtcttggattattgcagaaaataagctctgtggcattTTGTTCAAGAAGATTATCTTCACAAATttacaccacttttatgattttgtaAGTTCAATCAACAGAAGTAAAAAAAGCTCATTTTAGCCGATAAATGATCTACACTAATGTCGAATTACTTAAAAAGACTCTATAACCATGTTCAGTGTGATGATATTCTGTGGACTCATTTAGCCACTTCTTTCCAACCCTCTTTTATAAGACACGTAAAAGCCTTAAAATTAAGGAGTGGtgtatttactgatgtttttcatgtcccacagcaaaacatgaaaatctgtTAGCTTGTGTCgaccacagactttatttcaggtagctaaccaaaaacccattcaaaataTCCATTGACTCCAAGACTAACTCACTGCTAACTCATGTCTGCGTttcaggactcattcctgcaacACTTTATCATGTTCACTTGAAAACTTATTTGCTGTTTCAAGTTTTACATGAATGGATTTCTCTGGAGTTAGGGCCGCTTATTTCATATGAAGGCTGAACGgtggccaaaaaaaaccccccacaTGTGATGGATGGGTGTCGTCTACAAGTACAACTGATTTATAATCAGTTGCTCATAAACAAGTTCAGTATTTCATGTTTCATGCAGTACTGCTCATAAGATAAAGTGTTTTCTGGTTGTGCAGATAGTCTACGTGGCCCGCAATGCAAAGGACAGTGTGGTGTCTTATTTCCATTTTGAACGCATGACCGTGATCAACCCAGAGCCTGGAGACTGGAGCAGCTACCTCCAAAGATTTTTAGAGGGAAAGGGTGTGTATCAAATACTGTAAAAGATTGTTGTATTAGAGATGCACAGATTTCCTCCACAATCCTAAAGTGCTTTCATTAATTGTTCTGTGGCTTCAGTGGTGTTTGGATCCTGGTACGACCATGTGAACGATTGGTGGGAGAAGAAACAGAGTTATCCAAATCTCCATTACGTGTTCTACGAAGAAATGATCGAGgtaatttacatgtttttgtggGTTGTCTGTGCATATGCTTGTATGATTTACAATCTCCCTTACTTATACAACTCTCTGTGCTGGTGATAGTttgattaatatttgatcaCTGTGCTTCCAGGATACTGGACAAGACCTAGACAAACTCTGCTGCTTTCTTGGTCTGTCTCCTTCAGCTGAGGAGAAGGAAGAGATTCTAAGAAAAGTGCAGtttgatgaaatgaaaaagaacaacATGGTTAACTTTTCTACTTTCCGGGCGATGGATTTCAAAAGGTCTACCTTTATGAGGAAAGGTAAAATGAATAGTATGGGTGTGAATCTT
This genomic stretch from Epinephelus moara isolate mb chromosome 16, YSFRI_EMoa_1.0, whole genome shotgun sequence harbors:
- the LOC126402268 gene encoding cytosolic sulfotransferase 3-like isoform X1 — encoded protein: MVWGCLGDKSAPNCNLDQRSLTCVIIAATLHLSFTELFDFHGVWMTHLVTDNWENIQNFRARPDDILIASYPKAGNTWFSYILDLLYFGQTSPERQTSVPLYARVPFLEVHIPSLQPGSRPPPIVKGTELVDKLPTSPRIIKTHLPVQFVPKSFWEQNCKVIDAFKIVYVARNAKDSVVSYFHFERMTVINPEPGDWSSYLQRFLEGKVVFGSWYDHVNDWWEKKQSYPNLHYVFYEEMIEDTGQDLDKLCCFLGLSPSAEEKEEILRKVQFDEMKKNNMVNFSTFRAMDFKRSTFMRKGKVGDWKNYFTVAQSEQFDEDYKNKMKNSTLQFRTEVESKRQPTGLNNEANTEVPETAVL
- the LOC126402268 gene encoding cytosolic sulfotransferase 3-like isoform X6, translating into MTHLVTDNWENIQNFRARPDDILIASYPKAGNTWFSYILDLLYFGQTSPERQTSVPLYARVPFLEVHIPSLQPGSRPPPIVKGTELVDKLPTSPRIIKTHLPVQFVPKSFWEQNCKVIDAFKIVYVARNAKDSVVSYFHFERMTVINPEPGDWSSYLQRFLEGKVVFGSWYDHVNDWWEKKQSYPNLHYVFYEEMIEDTGQDLDKLCCFLGLSPSAEEKEEILRKVQFDEMKKNNMVNFSTFRAMDFKRSTFMRKGKVGDWKNYFTVAQSEQFDEDYKNKMKNSTLQFRTEVESKRQPTGLNNEANTEVPETAVL
- the LOC126402268 gene encoding cytosolic sulfotransferase 3-like isoform X2 yields the protein MVWGCLGDKSAPNCNLDQRSLTCVIIAATLHLSFTELFDFHGVWMTHLVTDNWENIQNFRARPDDILIASYPKAGNTWFSYILDLLYFGQTSPERQTSVPLYARVPFLEVHIPSLQPGSRPPPIVKGTELVDKLPTSPRIIKTHLPVQFVPKSFWEQNCKIVYVARNAKDSVVSYFHFERMTVINPEPGDWSSYLQRFLEGKVVFGSWYDHVNDWWEKKQSYPNLHYVFYEEMIEDTGQDLDKLCCFLGLSPSAEEKEEILRKVQFDEMKKNNMVNFSTFRAMDFKRSTFMRKGKVGDWKNYFTVAQSEQFDEDYKNKMKNSTLQFRTEVESKRQPTGLNNEANTEVPETAVL
- the LOC126402268 gene encoding cytosolic sulfotransferase 3-like isoform X5 encodes the protein MDLISRPELFDFHGVWMTHLVTDNWENIQNFRARPDDILIASYPKAGNTWFSYILDLLYFGQTSPERQTSVPLYARVPFLEVHIPSLQPGSRPPPIVKGTELVDKLPTSPRIIKTHLPVQFVPKSFWEQNCKVIDAFKIVYVARNAKDSVVSYFHFERMTVINPEPGDWSSYLQRFLEGKVVFGSWYDHVNDWWEKKQSYPNLHYVFYEEMIEDTGQDLDKLCCFLGLSPSAEEKEEILRKVQFDEMKKNNMVNFSTFRAMDFKRSTFMRKGKVGDWKNYFTVAQSEQFDEDYKNKMKNSTLQFRTEVESKRQPTGLNNEANTEVPETAVL
- the LOC126402268 gene encoding cytosolic sulfotransferase 3-like isoform X4, which encodes MRHHCCYAPPLFYSLLKMDLISRPELFDFHGVWMTHLVTDNWENIQNFRARPDDILIASYPKAGNTWFSYILDLLYFGQTSPERQTSVPLYARVPFLEVHIPSLQPGSRPPPIVKGTELVDKLPTSPRIIKTHLPVQFVPKSFWEQNCKIVYVARNAKDSVVSYFHFERMTVINPEPGDWSSYLQRFLEGKVVFGSWYDHVNDWWEKKQSYPNLHYVFYEEMIEDTGQDLDKLCCFLGLSPSAEEKEEILRKVQFDEMKKNNMVNFSTFRAMDFKRSTFMRKGKVGDWKNYFTVAQSEQFDEDYKNKMKNSTLQFRTEVESKRQPTGLNNEANTEVPETAVL
- the LOC126402268 gene encoding cytosolic sulfotransferase 3-like isoform X3 — translated: MRHHCCYAPPLFYSLLKMDLISRPELFDFHGVWMTHLVTDNWENIQNFRARPDDILIASYPKAGNTWFSYILDLLYFGQTSPERQTSVPLYARVPFLEVHIPSLQPGSRPPPIVKGTELVDKLPTSPRIIKTHLPVQFVPKSFWEQNCKVIDAFKIVYVARNAKDSVVSYFHFERMTVINPEPGDWSSYLQRFLEGKVVFGSWYDHVNDWWEKKQSYPNLHYVFYEEMIEDTGQDLDKLCCFLGLSPSAEEKEEILRKVQFDEMKKNNMVNFSTFRAMDFKRSTFMRKGKVGDWKNYFTVAQSEQFDEDYKNKMKNSTLQFRTEVESKRQPTGLNNEANTEVPETAVL